In Lolium rigidum isolate FL_2022 chromosome 7, APGP_CSIRO_Lrig_0.1, whole genome shotgun sequence, the DNA window AAAGAACATCATAAACCTAACCAGATTTCCATTTTACAATGAATTACGCAATTAGTGAGTAAAGAGCGAAAACTGTTCTACAGGGTTAGCAAAAAAAAAGTCTCaccgagaaccaacctgaggttgggtggttaggaggatggttgtatccccagcccaccagagttcaaaccccaggtttgacatctgtgtgtctcataaaggcggaatattcattcagtgggaggcgacgttcccgtcggcaatgaggcgctcgtggtgacttcgtcaatttcaagatccaatccgccagctcagtctttcggaggtgctcataggggtagggtgtgcgtgtgtgcgttcataggggtgagtgtatgcgcgtgtatgtgagcgtctgcgtttgtactgtgtttctcaaaaaaaaaaaaaaagtctcacCAAGGAACTCGCTATTTTTGGAACACTTTTTCGTGTGTTCAGCCATTACATGAAAATAACGACTGGTCCACAAATGACTATCTCAAGCTTGATATGCTAACCTCTAGGTCAGTAGGCAGGCACAACTTTCTGACAGAATATTGAACCAAGTAAGTGGAAGGCCATACATATAAACATGAAACAAGCTGATAAAATGAGATACAGAAATAAATAGATCGGGATTATTGCAGATGACAAATATATCAGTACCTTCAACAGGGCCATATGGAATATTAGCATCTTCAAAACCTAGATTGAAGGCAGTGAACATGAGTACAATAAGGTAACAAAAAATCAATCAATCATAAATCTAATATAATAAGCACAAAGTCCAAATATTCAGTTAGTCACTATTAATTAAACAGATACACCAGACATATAATCCAACAGTATATCAGATAGCCTCATCTTGTATGCGCCCACCGAAGCACCCGAGGTGTAGACCCAAACCAATTGCAAATATATAGTAGTATTAGCTTAGCAAATAGGCTTGTGCTAACTGCTAAGTATTATCACACCATGTAGATCAGTAAGCTTGAAGAGTGAGCTAATTTTATGCTATAAAATTTGGTGCCAGTAGCCAGCCACTGAACTACACAGAAAATATAAGTGAACTACGCTTTGTGTAGTACAGGAACTACCAACAGCTTAACTTGCTAGCGATTGGCGCTGCACAGCCGACGATTCAACGTATACCTAATTTTACACTGATGCATACCCAATCCGTATGACCAAAAGCCTAAGGCGTAAGTTATCAAATACTACTGAGAATGAGGAATTGAAGTTCCTGTCAGCAAGCAAACAAGCATAGGTGTGTTAGTCAGACAGAAGGGCAAGAGAAGCATGATTCATACCCTTATCCGCGAATTGCAGGTATGACTCGATCTTGGTGGTTGGCGTGGGGCTCTTGGCGACGCCGCCACTCCCGCCTGGCGAGCCAGCGGCCTTCCCTCGGCGCTTGAGCAGGTCGTCGATCTCCTTGTAGTATGCCATCTTTGCGGAGCCGTtccccccggcggcggcgctgctgcgcgCGTGGCTGCGCGCCTTCTTGAACTCCTTGAGGAGGTTGCGCCACTTGTCGGTGCACATGCTCGGGGAGCGGTCGAAGCCCTGCTCGCGCATCTTGGCGGAGATGGCCTCCCAGAGGTGCTTGTTGGACTTGGAGGTGTTGAAGTGGTCGTCCATCTCCCGGCGCAGCGCGATGAGGCAGAGCGTCTCGTCCTGGACCCAGGTCTCGGCGCGCTTCTTCGGGGCGGAGGCGCGCgaggaggagtcgtggtcgtgggcggcggcgccgttgccgccgccgtcctcgccgctgctCTCCGGGAGCAGCAGCGACGGGGTGGGCGGCTGCGGGCCGGAGAGGAGCATCGCCGGCCGCGGCGGAGCGGGTGCTGGGGTGTGGGGAGCCGGACTGTGTGCGTGTGCGTCAGGTGAGCGGTGGTGGGGAGTGGAGACTCACTGGagagcgcggccggggcccgtctTCCGACGAGGACTGTCGGGGCGACGGGGTCTCCCGGAGAAGGGGAACTGAGTAAGCCCTACCCGGCCCTGCCCAGCTCGGCCCGACAACGGCCCATATGGCGTAGCGAGCTAGTCCAGCCCAGTAGTTTTCAGGTATCCCGTTTCCCGTGGCCACCGCCTCGATCTCCAACCCTGATCTTCCCAACCTCCCAACCCACCGATACACCGTAAGATCGATCGACGTTGAAGACGAGGCAACCGATAATCGGATCTCAAGCGTGGGATCGATGGGCCGCCCCTACTATCGCTACCGGCGCTCCCTAGATCCTTTTGCATATAtcaacgacaacgacgacgacgacgaggaaaccTCCCAGGGCCAAGGGCGTGACAGCAATGAATCTGAAAGTGAGATGTCGATGGATGGCTGGTCGTATGGCGTGCGCACGGACGACGAAGAGCATGACATCAACGGATCTCAAAGCGAGGCGTCGActgcggacgacgacgacgacgacgagatcGTAAGCGCACCCAACTCACCCCCGAAACCTCCTCCTTACGGCTACCCAGATGACAACGACGACGGCAATGT includes these proteins:
- the LOC124678750 gene encoding trihelix transcription factor GT-1-like isoform X2 encodes the protein MLLSGPQPPTPSLLLPESSGEDGGGNGAAAHDHDSSSRASAPKKRAETWVQDETLCLIALRREMDDHFNTSKSNKHLWEAISAKMREQGFDRSPSMCTDKWRNLLKEFKKARSHARSSAAAGGNGSAKMAYYKEIDDLLKRRGKAAGSPGGSGGVAKSPTPTTKIESYLQFADKGFEDANIPYGPVEADAVATNGVNPWNWRDTSTNGGDNQGTYGGRVILVKWGDYTKRIGIDGTAEAIKEAIKSAFGLRTRRAFWLEDEDEVVRSLDRDMPVGIYALHLDNGITIKICTFEDAERMAVRTEDKTFYTDDDFRDFLSRRGWTLLREYSGYRVADTLDDLRPGVIYQGLRSIVD